A single Leptolyngbya sp. FACHB-261 DNA region contains:
- a CDS encoding PAS domain-containing protein, producing the protein MKDQDMTRQRLLEEVAALRQQLQSLVISADQAQQQNQLLQQLLIAEQAARVEAEQVRQAAQQELTVAQQQLAEVFDLLPDALVQVDTAWRYTLVNKQAEKLLGKARAELLGRSAWEVFPSLLETQAYALCRQAMAEQVSIEYEEFYPTFEKWFAIRLCPSPTGLSTYFKDISQRKQAEAERDRLLQCEQSAWAQAETERRRLKEIFTQLPALFAVLTGPDQVIEFANPTFLRVTGRSEEIIGKTDREVFPETEGQMYFDVHDHVYRTGETVRYDECLSRWDATGNGDLVEGFFNIVYLPLRDAEGQIEAVLSYAIEVTAQVQARRQAETLLENLRQKEEELKLVTDAVPVLISFVDANCCYRFNNRGYEEWFGRPRAEVYGMHLREVLGEAAWQRIRPYAEAALAGQEASFESEIRCRTGEMRYVSVTYIPRLSEQGQVVGFVALIQDISERKQAEIALQSSNRQMINVLESITDGFSAFDRQWRYTYVNQRAAEMVQKTRQELLGRVIWDVLPEAVETALYDQYQRAVAEQVPIEVEAFYPTLNSWFRVRAYPSRAGLSVYYEDITQQKQVETEREQLLKREQTAREQAESANRIKDEFLAVLSHELRTPLNPIVGWARLLRTGRFDDTKTAQALSTIERNAQSLSQLIEDLLDVSRILQGKLILQAVPVDLTVTILAALETVRLAAESKSIQLQTALEPRPERIIGDANRLQQVFWNLLANAIKFTPSTGRIEVALTYTNATARVQISDTGKGIRSDFLPHIFDSFRQADSATTRTFGGLGLGLAIARHIIELHGGTIQAESPGEDQGATFTIRLPLSNREGKVSESSPRPDLDRSLAGIRILVVDDDDDTRELVAIVLERSGAVVTAVPSAQAALIALAQCQPDILVSDIGMPEVDGYMLIDQVRQLRPEQGGQVPAIALTAYASEIDQQRVLEAGFQKHVTKPLDPVRLVNAIADLVIVIDV; encoded by the coding sequence ATGAAGGACCAGGACATGACCAGGCAGCGACTTCTAGAGGAAGTGGCAGCTCTGCGTCAACAACTCCAGTCATTAGTGATATCTGCCGATCAAGCTCAGCAGCAGAACCAGTTACTGCAACAACTGCTCATTGCTGAACAGGCCGCGCGAGTAGAGGCCGAGCAGGTACGGCAAGCTGCGCAGCAGGAGTTGACGGTTGCACAGCAACAATTGGCGGAAGTATTCGATCTATTGCCCGACGCCTTGGTGCAAGTTGACACTGCTTGGCGCTACACGCTGGTTAATAAGCAGGCAGAAAAACTGTTAGGGAAAGCTCGGGCTGAGTTACTAGGCAGAAGCGCCTGGGAGGTGTTCCCCTCATTGCTTGAGACTCAAGCTTATGCCCTCTGCCGTCAGGCTATGGCAGAGCAAGTGTCGATTGAGTACGAAGAATTTTATCCCACCTTTGAGAAGTGGTTTGCGATTCGTCTTTGCCCATCGCCTACAGGGTTGTCTACCTATTTCAAAGATATTAGCCAACGTAAGCAGGCCGAGGCCGAGCGCGACCGCCTACTGCAATGCGAACAGTCAGCCTGGGCACAGGCAGAGACCGAACGTAGGCGGTTAAAGGAAATTTTTACACAGCTACCGGCGCTGTTCGCTGTCTTGACCGGGCCTGATCAGGTCATTGAATTTGCCAACCCCACCTTTCTCAGAGTTACAGGACGGTCGGAGGAGATCATTGGCAAGACCGACCGTGAGGTGTTCCCCGAAACGGAGGGCCAGATGTACTTTGATGTTCATGATCATGTCTACCGCACTGGTGAAACTGTGCGCTATGACGAGTGCCTTTCGCGTTGGGATGCGACAGGAAATGGCGATCTAGTTGAGGGCTTCTTCAATATTGTGTACCTACCCCTGCGGGATGCTGAGGGGCAAATTGAAGCAGTTCTATCCTACGCCATTGAGGTCACGGCTCAAGTACAAGCCCGGCGCCAGGCGGAAACCCTGCTAGAGAACTTGCGGCAGAAAGAAGAGGAGCTGAAGCTAGTCACCGATGCAGTGCCTGTCCTGATTTCCTTTGTTGATGCCAATTGCTGCTATCGCTTTAACAATCGGGGTTACGAAGAATGGTTTGGCCGTCCCCGTGCGGAAGTCTACGGCATGCATCTGCGAGAGGTGTTAGGAGAAGCTGCTTGGCAACGGATTCGTCCTTATGCTGAAGCGGCTCTCGCAGGTCAGGAGGCTAGTTTTGAGTCTGAAATTCGCTGCAGAACGGGCGAGATGCGTTATGTCAGCGTCACCTATATTCCCCGCTTGAGCGAGCAGGGGCAGGTTGTAGGTTTTGTGGCCTTGATTCAAGATATTAGCGAGCGCAAGCAGGCTGAGATTGCCCTGCAAAGTTCCAATCGACAGATGATCAATGTCCTAGAGAGCATCACCGATGGCTTCTCTGCTTTTGATCGCCAGTGGCGTTACACCTACGTCAATCAGCGAGCAGCCGAAATGGTTCAAAAGACGCGGCAAGAATTGCTAGGCCGTGTCATTTGGGACGTGCTTCCTGAAGCGGTAGAGACTGCTCTCTACGATCAATATCAACGCGCCGTTGCCGAGCAGGTGCCGATTGAAGTTGAGGCATTTTATCCCACGTTGAACAGTTGGTTTCGCGTGCGGGCTTATCCTTCTAGAGCCGGGCTGTCGGTTTACTACGAAGACATTACCCAGCAGAAACAGGTAGAAACAGAGCGAGAACAGTTACTCAAACGGGAGCAGACAGCTCGCGAACAAGCAGAATCTGCTAACCGGATCAAGGATGAGTTTTTAGCAGTGCTCTCTCATGAATTGCGAACCCCACTCAACCCAATTGTTGGTTGGGCTAGGTTATTGCGAACCGGTCGATTTGATGATACTAAAACAGCCCAGGCGCTATCTACAATCGAGCGCAATGCTCAATCTCTCTCGCAGTTGATCGAAGACCTTTTAGACGTCTCCCGAATTTTGCAGGGCAAACTCATCCTGCAAGCGGTTCCGGTTGATCTGACAGTTACGATCTTAGCGGCGCTGGAAACGGTGCGTCTGGCCGCTGAATCAAAGTCAATTCAATTACAAACCGCCCTTGAACCTCGACCAGAACGAATTATTGGAGATGCCAATCGTCTCCAACAAGTCTTCTGGAATTTGCTAGCCAATGCGATTAAATTCACACCCTCGACAGGCAGAATCGAGGTGGCTCTGACCTACACAAATGCTACGGCCCGCGTTCAAATCAGTGACACGGGCAAAGGCATCCGTTCCGATTTTCTGCCTCACATCTTTGACTCTTTTCGCCAAGCCGATTCGGCGACGACTCGCACCTTTGGCGGCCTAGGCTTGGGTCTGGCAATTGCTCGTCACATCATCGAATTGCATGGGGGCACGATTCAGGCAGAAAGCCCCGGCGAAGACCAAGGCGCAACCTTCACGATCAGGCTGCCCCTGAGCAATCGGGAGGGTAAAGTGTCTGAATCGTCGCCACGGCCTGACCTTGACCGCTCTTTAGCCGGTATTCGAATCTTGGTGGTGGACGATGACGACGACACCCGGGAGCTGGTTGCTATTGTGCTAGAGCGCAGTGGAGCTGTGGTGACTGCGGTGCCATCGGCCCAGGCCGCACTCATTGCTCTTGCTCAGTGCCAGCCGGATATTTTAGTCAGCGATATTGGCATGCCGGAAGTGGATGGCTACATGCTGATTGATCAAGTTCGGCAATTGCGGCCTGAGCAAGGGGGACAAGTGCCCGCGATTGCGCTCACTGCCTACGCAAGTGAAATAGATCAGCAACGAGTATTGGAGGCAGGTTTTCAGAAGCATGTCACCAAGCCCCTAGATCCAGTGCGTCTCGTCAATGCGATTGCCGATTTGGTGATTGTGATAGATGTTTGA
- a CDS encoding histidine kinase dimerization/phospho-acceptor domain-containing protein, with protein MDYVQLESQNQRTRSSQAEVQAQDAMHSLSQRPGPRSAAHAFQARAALDHQLRTALTSILGWTQVLRTRQLDEATAAQALEIVERNAKWQRQLLEDQMAMLKQLPDPTR; from the coding sequence ATGGATTATGTGCAATTAGAATCGCAAAACCAGCGGACGCGGTCCTCTCAAGCTGAGGTTCAAGCCCAAGATGCCATGCATTCGTTGAGCCAACGACCTGGCCCTCGCTCTGCTGCCCATGCTTTCCAGGCACGTGCTGCCTTGGACCATCAATTGCGCACTGCACTCACCTCAATTCTGGGTTGGACCCAAGTGTTGCGTACCCGACAACTGGATGAAGCAACGGCTGCCCAAGCTTTGGAGATCGTAGAGCGTAACGCTAAGTGGCAGAGGCAATTGCTAGAAGACCAGATGGCAATGCTAAAGCAGCTACCGGACCCGACGCGGTAG
- a CDS encoding CsbD family protein, which yields MSAEDRAKAIAKNLEGKAQEAWGAISGNPEDRIEGQAKQAEAEAINTKENIKDRAKRAVDGVL from the coding sequence ATGAGCGCAGAAGACAGAGCCAAGGCTATTGCCAAGAACCTCGAAGGCAAGGCTCAAGAAGCTTGGGGTGCAATTTCAGGTAACCCTGAAGACCGGATCGAAGGTCAGGCTAAGCAAGCCGAAGCCGAAGCGATCAACACCAAAGAAAATATCAAAGACAGAGCGAAAAGAGCTGTGGATGGAGTCCTGTAA
- a CDS encoding GlsB/YeaQ/YmgE family stress response membrane protein — MNIIAWVVLGLIAGAIAKAIYPGYQGGGILGTMILGIVGALVGGFVGSALLGISFTGFTLQGFLVAIAGACLLLFLFGLLTRRSAL, encoded by the coding sequence ATGAACATTATTGCTTGGGTTGTACTAGGTCTGATCGCGGGTGCAATTGCTAAGGCCATTTACCCCGGTTATCAGGGCGGTGGCATTCTAGGCACGATGATTTTAGGGATCGTAGGTGCCTTGGTCGGCGGTTTTGTTGGTAGCGCTCTGCTCGGTATTAGTTTCACTGGTTTTACATTGCAAGGCTTCCTGGTAGCAATTGCCGGTGCCTGCTTGCTCCTTTTCCTGTTTGGTTTGCTCACCCGTCGTAGTGCCCTGTAG